In one Mycobacterium sp. NBC_00419 genomic region, the following are encoded:
- a CDS encoding toluene-4-monooxygenase system B family protein: MALMPVQGQVLGDFVINLVPIDSEDTMAVVAEKIAYHSVNRRVAKQDKSLRVRHHGRVLPADATPETAGVAPLDYLEAFYFDGAP; encoded by the coding sequence ATGGCATTGATGCCAGTACAGGGCCAGGTGCTGGGTGACTTCGTCATCAACCTGGTGCCTATCGACAGTGAAGACACCATGGCCGTGGTGGCCGAGAAGATCGCCTACCACTCGGTGAATCGACGTGTCGCCAAGCAGGACAAGTCATTACGAGTACGTCACCACGGGCGCGTTCTGCCCGCGGATGCCACCCCGGAAACCGCCGGGGTGGCGCCGCTGGACTACCTCGAGGCGTTTTACTTCGACGGTGCCCCGTGA
- a CDS encoding Rieske 2Fe-2S domain-containing protein produces MSEADLRWYDVADADEVWEGEVLDFEVGGEEVMVAHLLGGDLRAFQGMCPHQEISLLDGEWDADTSELTCGGHAWVFDLRTGKGVNPAGCQLFQYAVRVADDKIQVGVPQDGRRHYNRDTVNTTSAREESQ; encoded by the coding sequence GTGAGCGAGGCCGACCTGCGCTGGTACGACGTCGCCGACGCCGACGAGGTGTGGGAGGGCGAGGTCCTCGACTTCGAGGTCGGCGGCGAGGAGGTGATGGTCGCTCATCTGCTCGGTGGTGACCTGCGGGCCTTCCAAGGGATGTGCCCACACCAGGAGATCTCGCTGCTCGACGGCGAATGGGACGCCGATACAAGCGAATTGACCTGCGGCGGGCATGCCTGGGTGTTCGATCTGCGGACCGGCAAGGGTGTCAACCCCGCCGGTTGCCAGCTGTTCCAGTACGCCGTGCGCGTTGCCGACGACAAGATCCAGGTCGGTGTCCCGCAAGACGGCCGACGCCACTACAACCGAGACACCGTCAACACCACCAGCGCTCGCGAGGAGAGCCAATGA
- a CDS encoding MmoB/DmpM family protein, with product MTTTDEHVKRVGPIMRGVDGELCDAVINAIEDDNPDSDVEVDDQVGYVKITTPWHCRLTRESLERELGRPFRLADIEINLAGFAGRILVGDDEIVWHLDREA from the coding sequence ATGACAACGACCGATGAACACGTGAAACGGGTCGGACCCATCATGCGTGGCGTCGACGGCGAGTTGTGCGACGCTGTGATCAACGCGATCGAGGACGACAACCCCGATTCCGATGTCGAGGTCGACGATCAGGTCGGCTACGTCAAGATCACCACTCCGTGGCACTGCCGGCTGACCCGTGAGTCACTCGAGCGCGAACTCGGTCGACCATTCCGGCTGGCCGACATCGAAATCAACCTGGCCGGGTTCGCCGGCCGAATCCTCGTCGGCGACGACGAGATCGTCTGGCATCTGGATAGAGAGGCATGA
- a CDS encoding toluene hydroxylase, whose amino-acid sequence MIVATNTGRNRRATKTWSLLGDVKRKPSPYEAVTAKFHYHFRRDPAPFEMDPETPINKWYLRHREGSPLQVDDWEQFRDPHKLTYKDYVATQKDRETFVDGLIDQAEAAHVASQLSPGWIATLRDILVPLRFPLHVLQMTALYVGQVAPSSFITNCAYFQASDELRRIQRLAYWTKVLSISHGDGLAETATARGPWESAPHWQPLRKALEEMLIAYDWGEAFTALNLTVKPMIDALVNEQLASLAAANSDAFLSSLLTEFELDSRRSQDWTQALVAYSVDRDTALHDVLDGWLARWQPAAKAGIDALAPLFGGAPNPLAPQTVSDNVANRYTNFVDECGLTVHTQTPA is encoded by the coding sequence ATGATCGTGGCCACCAACACCGGCAGGAACCGGCGCGCTACCAAAACCTGGAGTCTGCTCGGCGACGTCAAGCGCAAGCCGAGCCCCTATGAGGCGGTCACCGCCAAGTTCCACTACCACTTTCGGCGCGACCCCGCCCCATTCGAGATGGATCCGGAAACCCCGATCAACAAGTGGTATCTGCGTCACCGCGAGGGTTCGCCGTTGCAGGTCGACGACTGGGAGCAGTTCCGGGATCCGCACAAGCTGACCTACAAGGATTACGTCGCCACTCAGAAGGACCGGGAGACGTTTGTCGACGGGCTCATCGACCAGGCAGAGGCGGCGCATGTCGCCAGCCAGCTGAGCCCCGGCTGGATCGCCACACTGCGGGACATCCTTGTCCCGCTGCGGTTCCCGCTGCATGTACTGCAGATGACCGCGCTCTACGTCGGGCAGGTGGCGCCGTCGTCGTTCATCACCAACTGCGCCTACTTCCAGGCCTCCGACGAGCTGCGCCGCATTCAGCGACTCGCCTACTGGACCAAGGTGCTGTCGATCTCCCACGGCGACGGACTGGCTGAGACCGCGACCGCTCGTGGGCCGTGGGAATCGGCGCCGCACTGGCAGCCGCTGCGAAAAGCACTCGAGGAGATGCTGATCGCCTACGACTGGGGCGAGGCGTTCACAGCACTGAACCTCACCGTCAAGCCGATGATCGACGCGCTGGTGAACGAACAGCTCGCGAGTCTGGCAGCGGCCAACTCAGATGCGTTCCTGTCGTCGCTGCTCACCGAGTTCGAACTCGACAGCAGGCGCAGCCAGGACTGGACGCAGGCGTTGGTGGCCTACTCGGTCGACCGCGACACTGCCCTGCACGATGTCCTCGATGGGTGGCTGGCCCGCTGGCAGCCCGCGGCCAAGGCCGGGATCGACGCGCTGGCACCGCTGTTCGGCGGTGCACCCAACCCACTGGCCCCGCAGACGGTGTCGGACAACGTGGCGAACCGCTACACGAATTTCGTCGATGAGTGCGGGTTGACCGTCCACACCCAGACACCGGCCTGA
- a CDS encoding lipase family protein, whose amino-acid sequence MTRTLHDARRASRAVLRLLTAALAVALVLPAIVPQPSASADETKYLAFYTPPDPLPAGKPGDVVRSEPMNLVYEPSGQLGSWVATGTRIMYRTTNAKGQPVVATGVYLEPDNPWPGKGPRPLIAYAPGPYGIGEQCAPSRLMDQGIHFSQGFDLTFNYEETFLATMVARGYAVVIADGVGMGVHIPGGPEFANRLSAGTGLLDAARAAMQLPGTSLDPHGPVAFWGWLTGGQAAGSAVEQAAAYAPELNIVGAALNTPVANLSLMPPFLDGNLLVGALGYVLNGIVNAYPETAQLLMGTLTDRGMHFVQWSSYICLVQSVADFGFRHFYFPDNTGWFNVNPADLFGNDPVKSLLLAQNLGSLKPTGPVYISTNRFDTFNPYQASVDVANQWCSLGGDVQLWTNEEPPFLNKVSVNTLLPYFVDGERSMQWVADRFNGVPTTPNCGHVDSN is encoded by the coding sequence GTGACCCGAACGCTCCACGACGCGCGACGCGCCTCACGGGCGGTGCTGCGGCTGCTGACCGCGGCGCTGGCCGTCGCGCTGGTGCTGCCGGCCATCGTGCCCCAGCCATCGGCGTCGGCCGACGAGACCAAGTACCTGGCGTTCTACACGCCACCGGACCCGCTGCCCGCGGGTAAGCCGGGTGACGTGGTCAGGTCCGAGCCGATGAACCTGGTGTACGAGCCGTCGGGTCAGCTCGGCAGCTGGGTCGCGACCGGGACGCGGATCATGTATCGCACCACCAACGCCAAGGGGCAGCCGGTGGTCGCGACCGGGGTGTACCTGGAGCCGGACAACCCCTGGCCCGGGAAGGGGCCGCGCCCGCTGATCGCCTACGCACCGGGTCCGTATGGCATCGGCGAGCAGTGTGCACCGTCGCGGCTGATGGATCAGGGCATCCACTTCTCCCAAGGCTTCGACCTGACGTTCAACTACGAGGAGACCTTCCTGGCCACGATGGTCGCCCGCGGGTACGCCGTCGTCATCGCTGACGGCGTCGGCATGGGGGTGCACATTCCGGGCGGGCCGGAGTTCGCGAACCGTCTCTCGGCCGGCACCGGACTCCTGGACGCGGCGCGTGCAGCCATGCAGTTGCCGGGTACGTCTCTGGATCCCCACGGGCCGGTGGCCTTCTGGGGCTGGCTCACCGGCGGACAGGCCGCGGGTTCTGCAGTGGAACAGGCGGCGGCGTACGCCCCCGAGCTCAACATCGTCGGCGCGGCGCTGAACACCCCGGTAGCCAATCTCTCATTGATGCCTCCGTTCCTCGACGGCAACCTGCTGGTCGGCGCGCTGGGTTACGTGCTCAACGGCATCGTGAACGCCTACCCCGAAACCGCACAGCTGTTGATGGGCACGCTGACCGATCGGGGTATGCACTTCGTGCAGTGGTCGAGCTACATCTGCCTGGTGCAGTCGGTGGCCGACTTCGGGTTCCGGCATTTCTACTTCCCGGACAACACCGGGTGGTTCAACGTGAACCCGGCCGATCTGTTCGGCAACGATCCGGTCAAGAGCCTGCTGCTGGCACAGAATTTGGGATCACTGAAACCGACTGGACCGGTGTATATCTCGACGAACAGGTTCGACACCTTCAACCCGTACCAGGCCTCGGTGGACGTAGCCAACCAATGGTGCTCGCTTGGTGGCGACGTGCAGCTGTGGACAAACGAGGAGCCACCATTCCTCAACAAGGTCTCGGTGAACACGCTGCTGCCGTACTTCGTCGACGGGGAACGCTCCATGCAGTGGGTGGCCGACCGGTTCAACGGCGTACCGACCACACCGAACTGCGGACACGTGGACTCCAACTGA